Proteins encoded by one window of Marixanthomonas sp. SCSIO 43207:
- a CDS encoding DUF4920 domain-containing protein, whose amino-acid sequence MKNLIFAVFVLFIAVSCNENKKNEAAENDTTVAEQTTETSNELAYQSFGEQIDDKEVLTASEMKAKYESMKVGDTIDVKFRSKVNSVCQKKGCWMRLDIGNEDEAFVKFKDYGFFMPKDIASDEVIVAGKAYVEKTSVEDLKHFAKDAGKSEEEIAEIKEPELTYAFLSHGVLLPETAEKQ is encoded by the coding sequence ATGAAAAACTTAATATTTGCTGTTTTTGTGCTTTTTATAGCCGTAAGTTGTAATGAAAATAAAAAGAACGAAGCTGCTGAAAATGACACTACAGTTGCAGAGCAAACAACCGAAACAAGTAATGAACTTGCTTACCAATCTTTTGGTGAACAAATAGATGATAAGGAGGTTTTAACGGCTTCTGAAATGAAAGCGAAATATGAAAGTATGAAAGTAGGTGATACTATTGATGTGAAATTTCGCTCAAAAGTAAATTCAGTTTGCCAGAAAAAAGGATGCTGGATGCGTTTGGACATAGGAAATGAAGACGAAGCTTTTGTAAAGTTTAAAGACTACGGATTTTTTATGCCAAAAGACATTGCTAGTGATGAGGTAATCGTTGCCGGAAAAGCATATGTTGAAAAAACAAGCGTGGAAGATCTTAAACACTTTGCAAAAGATGCCGGTAAAAGCGAAGAAGAAATTGCCGAAATAAAAGAGCCAGAACTTACTTACGCTTTCTTATCGCACGGTGTGTTATTACCTGAGACTGCAGAAAAGCAATAA
- a CDS encoding branched-chain amino acid aminotransferase, producing the protein MSITVNEHIKIEKIKKSKISQVDFDNLTFGQNFTDYMFECDYKDGKWYNPTIKPYGNLTLSPATKVFHYGQAVFEGMKAYKDDNGDVFLFRPEENFNRINKSSKRMAIPEFPREYFFEALHTLVQLDKNWVQAGEGNSLYIRPFAMATEVGVSAAPSSEYKFMIIMAPAQAYYTGDVRVVIAEHFSRSADGGVGFAKAAGNYGAQFYPTNLAREKGFQQVIWTDANEHRYLEEAGTMNVFFRINDTLITAPTSDRILDGVTRKSVLKLAEHNNIKTEVRRIEVSELVKAAEDGSLKEIFGAGTAAVISPVSAFSYKETVYDVPKQDDSFAKRFKKEMMDIQQNRAEDPFGWRYPIA; encoded by the coding sequence ATGAGTATAACAGTTAACGAACATATTAAAATTGAAAAAATTAAAAAATCTAAAATAAGCCAAGTAGATTTTGATAATTTAACGTTTGGTCAAAATTTTACAGATTATATGTTCGAGTGTGATTATAAAGACGGAAAATGGTATAATCCTACAATTAAACCTTATGGAAATTTAACCCTATCTCCTGCAACTAAAGTATTTCACTACGGACAAGCTGTTTTTGAAGGAATGAAAGCATATAAAGATGATAATGGAGATGTGTTTTTGTTTCGTCCTGAAGAGAACTTTAACCGCATAAACAAGTCATCAAAACGGATGGCTATACCTGAATTTCCTAGAGAATATTTTTTTGAAGCATTGCATACTCTCGTTCAGCTAGATAAAAACTGGGTTCAGGCCGGTGAAGGCAACTCATTATATATAAGACCATTTGCAATGGCAACAGAGGTTGGTGTTTCTGCAGCTCCTTCTAGCGAATATAAATTTATGATTATTATGGCTCCTGCTCAAGCATATTATACTGGAGACGTAAGAGTTGTAATTGCTGAACATTTTAGCCGTTCTGCAGATGGTGGTGTTGGCTTTGCAAAAGCAGCGGGTAATTATGGAGCTCAGTTTTATCCTACTAATCTGGCTCGAGAAAAAGGATTTCAACAAGTAATCTGGACAGATGCAAATGAGCATAGATATCTTGAAGAAGCAGGTACTATGAATGTATTTTTCAGAATTAATGACACTTTAATTACAGCTCCAACAAGTGATAGAATTTTGGATGGTGTTACTAGAAAAAGTGTACTTAAACTTGCTGAACATAACAACATAAAAACTGAAGTAAGACGAATTGAAGTTTCTGAATTGGTTAAAGCTGCCGAGGATGGTTCGTTAAAAGAAATTTTTGGAGCCGGTACTGCAGCCGTGATAAGCCCTGTAAGCGCATTTAGCTATAAAGAAACGGTATATGACGTACCAAAACAAGATGATAGTTTTGCAAAACGCTTTAAGAAAGAAATGATGGATATTCAACAAAATAGAGCCGAAGATCCTTTTGGATGGCGATATCCTATTGCTTAA
- a CDS encoding nucleoside triphosphate pyrophosphohydrolase family protein — MKNNIAAVTKFHDTFGLGKKDTPTADLGKEKNLLRYKLMREENEEYLEAANNNDLVEVADALGDMLYILCGTIIEHGMQNKIEEVFNEIQRSNMSKLGADGKPIYREDGKVLKGPEYFKPDIQAILDK; from the coding sequence ATGAAGAACAATATTGCTGCAGTTACCAAATTTCATGACACATTTGGTTTGGGAAAAAAAGATACTCCAACAGCAGATTTAGGAAAAGAAAAAAACTTACTACGCTATAAGTTAATGCGTGAAGAAAACGAAGAATATCTAGAAGCTGCCAATAATAATGACTTAGTTGAAGTGGCAGATGCGTTGGGAGATATGCTTTATATTTTATGCGGAACCATCATTGAACACGGCATGCAAAATAAAATTGAAGAAGTTTTTAATGAAATACAACGCAGTAATATGAGTAAGTTGGGTGCAGATGGAAAACCTATTTACAGAGAAGATGGAAAGGTTTTAAAAGGACCTGAATATTTTAAACCAGACATACAAGCTATTCTAGACAAATAA
- a CDS encoding dipeptidyl peptidase 3 produces MKNTFIIALAFSGLLFFSCADEKNEKPNEDVAKVKTDDFEYQVDEFADIKILRYQIPGWEELSLEKQKLVYYLTQAGLAGRDIMWDQNYRHNLKIRKALENIYTTYEGDKNSEDWKNFETYLKRVWFSNGIHHHYSTAKMKPDFNKEYLQKLVEETNSDLSGEALDVIFNDKDSKKVNLSKDADIVKESAINFYGPDVTTADVEKYYSAIEVNKEEPIEKGLNSKLVKENGKLVEKTYKSGGLYGQAIDKIVEWLEKAKGVAENEKQAKAIGLLIEYYKTGSLDTWDDYCVAWVESTEGDIDWINGFIEVYNDPKGYKGSYETIVQIKDFDMSKKMAVLSEEAQWFEDNSPLMEEHKKDSVKGVSYKTVIVAGEAGDASPSTPIGVNLPNNNWIRQAHGSKSVSLGNIINSYNNAGGSGRLQEFAHDEKEIELEEKYGKNADKLHTALHEVIGHASGQINPGVGTPKETLKSYKSTIEEGRADLFGLYYLMDPKIQELGLTDDWEKTGMAAYDGYIRNGLVTQLVRLELGDDVEEAHMRNRQWVSAWAFEKGEEEGVIEKVTRDGKTYYDIKDYKKLRDIFGELLRETQRITSEGDYEAAKALVEDYGVKVDQEIHKEVLQRNSKFKSAPYSGFVNPVLVPSMNDAGEIESFSIEQPASFEEQMLMYSKNYSNLPTEN; encoded by the coding sequence ATGAAAAATACTTTTATTATAGCGCTTGCTTTCAGCGGGTTGTTGTTTTTTTCTTGCGCAGATGAGAAAAATGAAAAGCCTAATGAAGATGTTGCTAAAGTTAAAACTGACGATTTTGAATATCAGGTAGATGAGTTTGCCGATATTAAAATTTTGCGGTATCAAATTCCGGGATGGGAAGAATTGTCACTTGAAAAGCAAAAATTAGTGTATTACCTTACACAAGCCGGTCTTGCAGGGAGAGACATTATGTGGGATCAAAACTATCGCCATAACTTAAAAATAAGAAAAGCGTTAGAAAACATATATACTACTTACGAAGGTGATAAAAACTCTGAAGATTGGAAAAACTTTGAAACATACTTAAAAAGAGTTTGGTTCTCAAACGGAATTCATCACCACTACAGCACTGCTAAGATGAAGCCAGATTTCAATAAAGAATACCTTCAAAAACTGGTTGAAGAAACTAATTCAGACTTATCTGGTGAAGCTCTTGATGTGATTTTTAATGATAAAGATTCCAAAAAAGTAAACCTGAGTAAAGATGCAGATATTGTTAAAGAAAGTGCTATTAACTTTTATGGTCCAGATGTAACAACCGCAGATGTTGAAAAATACTACAGCGCTATTGAAGTAAATAAAGAGGAGCCAATTGAAAAAGGTTTAAACTCAAAATTGGTTAAAGAGAACGGGAAACTAGTTGAAAAAACCTATAAAAGTGGCGGACTTTATGGCCAAGCAATTGATAAAATTGTTGAGTGGCTTGAAAAAGCAAAAGGCGTAGCCGAAAATGAGAAACAAGCCAAAGCAATTGGTCTTTTAATTGAATATTACAAGACAGGAAGCTTAGACACTTGGGATGATTATTGTGTAGCTTGGGTAGAATCTACAGAAGGTGATATTGACTGGATAAATGGTTTTATAGAAGTATACAATGACCCAAAAGGGTATAAAGGCTCTTATGAAACAATCGTTCAGATTAAAGATTTTGATATGTCCAAAAAAATGGCTGTCCTTTCAGAAGAAGCTCAGTGGTTTGAAGACAACTCTCCATTAATGGAAGAACATAAAAAAGACAGCGTAAAAGGTGTTTCTTATAAAACGGTAATCGTAGCCGGAGAAGCCGGTGATGCATCTCCAAGTACACCAATTGGAGTAAATTTACCAAACAACAACTGGATACGTCAAGCTCACGGAAGTAAATCGGTTTCTTTAGGAAATATAATTAACTCTTACAATAATGCCGGCGGAAGCGGACGCTTACAAGAGTTTGCTCACGACGAAAAAGAAATAGAACTGGAAGAAAAATATGGCAAAAACGCTGATAAACTTCACACAGCACTACACGAAGTAATAGGTCACGCTTCTGGTCAAATTAATCCGGGCGTAGGAACACCAAAAGAGACTTTAAAAAGCTATAAATCTACAATAGAGGAAGGCCGTGCAGATTTATTTGGATTATATTATTTAATGGATCCAAAAATTCAAGAATTAGGGCTTACAGATGATTGGGAAAAAACCGGAATGGCTGCCTATGATGGGTATATTCGTAATGGTTTAGTTACTCAGTTAGTACGTCTAGAGCTTGGTGATGATGTTGAAGAAGCACACATGCGCAACCGCCAGTGGGTAAGTGCTTGGGCTTTTGAAAAAGGTGAAGAAGAAGGTGTGATTGAAAAAGTTACACGCGACGGAAAAACGTATTATGATATCAAGGATTATAAAAAACTGCGTGATATTTTTGGTGAATTATTACGTGAAACACAACGTATAACTTCAGAAGGTGATTATGAAGCAGCAAAAGCACTTGTTGAAGATTATGGTGTAAAAGTAGACCAAGAAATTCATAAAGAAGTTTTACAGAGAAACAGTAAGTTTAAATCTGCTCCATATAGTGGTTTTGTAAATCCTGTACTTGTTCCTAGTATGAATGACGCTGGCGAAATTGAAAGTTTCAGTATCGAACAGCCTGCTTCTTTTGAAGAGCAAATGTTGATGTATTCTAAAAACTACTCAAACTTACCAACAGAAAATTAA
- a CDS encoding SRPBCC family protein: protein MKILKYLFFLILIVLIGGAIYFATKDGSFDVSESKIINAPAEVVYNNVKDYKSWPKWGPWMEEDKNMKIDYAEKTEGEGASYSWTSETVGNGSMKTVKVIPNKEINQEITFNTPLGDSDSDVYWYFEDTEKPGQTKVTWGMKGEQSFMEKVFMSFQEDDMETGLSKMFSSGLNNLEEIVEESMKQYSINVDGVTRYSGGYYMYNTTAAKQSEIGSKMGPMLGQVMGYMQDNKIPTAGMPFTIYNSIDSENGTVIFSAAIPVKERVITPDGSPVLTGFMETVTAVKATLKGNYSHLPEAYEKANQYIANNNLQVDPNGNMFEVYANDPGEVPNPSNWITEIYIPIIQQANPDAL from the coding sequence ATGAAAATTTTAAAATACCTATTTTTTCTAATATTGATTGTACTAATTGGCGGCGCTATTTATTTTGCTACCAAGGACGGTAGTTTTGATGTTTCTGAATCAAAAATCATCAATGCGCCTGCTGAAGTAGTGTATAACAATGTAAAAGATTATAAAAGTTGGCCGAAATGGGGACCTTGGATGGAAGAAGATAAAAATATGAAAATTGATTATGCCGAAAAAACTGAAGGTGAAGGCGCTTCTTATTCGTGGACAAGTGAAACAGTTGGTAACGGTTCTATGAAAACAGTAAAAGTAATTCCTAATAAAGAAATTAATCAAGAAATTACTTTTAACACACCACTTGGCGACAGTGATAGTGACGTGTATTGGTATTTTGAAGATACTGAAAAACCAGGACAAACAAAAGTTACTTGGGGTATGAAAGGAGAACAATCATTTATGGAAAAGGTATTTATGTCATTTCAAGAAGATGATATGGAAACTGGACTTTCAAAAATGTTTAGCAGTGGTTTAAACAATCTTGAAGAAATAGTTGAAGAAAGTATGAAGCAATATTCTATTAATGTAGATGGAGTTACACGCTACAGTGGCGGATATTATATGTATAATACCACCGCAGCAAAACAAAGTGAAATAGGAAGCAAAATGGGGCCAATGCTTGGACAAGTAATGGGCTACATGCAAGATAATAAAATACCTACTGCCGGTATGCCATTTACAATATACAATTCAATAGATTCAGAAAATGGAACGGTAATTTTTTCGGCTGCCATACCTGTAAAAGAACGTGTAATTACACCAGATGGAAGTCCTGTTTTAACAGGATTTATGGAAACAGTAACAGCTGTAAAAGCTACCCTTAAAGGAAACTACTCACATTTACCTGAAGCGTATGAAAAGGCAAATCAATACATTGCAAATAACAACCTACAAGTTGACCCTAATGGTAATATGTTTGAAGTGTATGCAAATGATCCCGGAGAGGTTCCTAATCCTTCCAACTGGATTACAGAAATCTACATTCCGATAATTCAACAAGCAAATCCAGATGCACTTTAA
- the crcB gene encoding fluoride efflux transporter CrcB, with protein sequence MKQLLLVFLGGGIGSSLRYWISNYLNSTESGIPYGTFAANILGSLIIGIILGLALKNNSISENTVLFLATGFCGGFTTFSTFAYENHIFLKSGDFISFALYTLASFVVGFAAVFLGMYLVKFS encoded by the coding sequence ATGAAACAGCTTTTGTTAGTTTTTTTGGGTGGCGGTATTGGTAGTTCACTTCGTTACTGGATAAGTAATTATTTAAACAGTACAGAATCTGGTATTCCATACGGCACATTTGCTGCAAATATTTTGGGAAGTTTAATTATTGGGATAATTCTAGGACTCGCCTTAAAAAATAATTCAATTTCAGAAAATACTGTGTTGTTTTTGGCAACCGGTTTTTGCGGAGGGTTTACCACCTTCTCTACCTTTGCGTATGAAAATCATATTTTTTTAAAGTCTGGTGATTTTATAAGTTTTGCACTTTACACATTGGCAAGTTTTGTTGTAGGTTTTGCCGCTGTTTTTTTAGGAATGTACTTGGTAAAATTCTCTTAG
- a CDS encoding DUF1684 domain-containing protein: MKYLFTTLLILISISTFGQNNLEHIAEIEAYQTSENKKFSTAETTILTQKDFKKFKSLNFYPIDLAYRVEATFVRTPDEKPFLMSTTTERLPEYVKYGEAHFKINGKLLKLNLYKSTKPYSEPGYEDYLFLPFTDLTSGDGSYGGGRFLDARIPEGNTILLDFNKAYNPYCAYNSIYSCPIPPKENDLDIRIEAGVKDYKKY, translated from the coding sequence ATGAAATATCTTTTTACTACACTTTTAATTTTAATCTCTATTTCTACTTTTGGACAAAACAATCTAGAACATATTGCTGAAATTGAAGCCTATCAAACTTCAGAAAATAAAAAATTTAGCACTGCTGAAACTACAATTTTAACTCAAAAAGACTTCAAGAAGTTTAAAAGTCTCAATTTTTATCCTATTGATTTAGCGTATAGAGTAGAAGCCACATTTGTGCGAACACCAGATGAAAAACCTTTTTTAATGTCTACAACAACAGAGCGCTTACCTGAATATGTAAAATATGGTGAAGCACACTTTAAAATAAACGGAAAGCTATTAAAATTAAATCTATATAAAAGTACCAAGCCTTATAGTGAACCGGGTTATGAAGATTACTTGTTTCTTCCTTTTACAGATTTAACAAGTGGTGACGGTTCATATGGAGGAGGACGTTTTTTGGATGCCAGAATCCCGGAAGGTAATACAATCTTGTTAGATTTTAACAAAGCATACAACCCATATTGTGCATATAATTCTATATATTCTTGTCCAATTCCGCCAAAAGAAAATGATTTAGATATTCGTATTGAAGCAGGTGTAAAAGATTACAAAAAATACTAA
- a CDS encoding MFS transporter — protein sequence MKKLYTNYISTFRGLSREIWLLSLVTFINRAGAMVIPFLSLYLVNAKGFTLPQVGWIMTAFGLGSLIGTLLGGKLTDTIGFYKVIVASLFLGGIGFIFLQFVESFYGFCFGIFFLILVADSYRPAIFVACEVYSKPGNVTRSITLIRLAINLGFSIGPLIGGIIIATINYSSLFWIDGITCVLASFGLFMLLKPKKHKGSDTDKVVKKEGVPPYLNYVFVLFFIIMIANSICFVQYFSVMPLYYEKAHFLTEDIIGWLFFINGALIVLFEMPLISWLERKNMSKTMATFWGVFFLALSFVVLNISSWTGVVLIGMILMTIGEMIGSPFSNALALEMAPTGRKGSYMGVYSMSFSISHIFGHNLGMNMVDSFGFNLTWITMFVFLILICLGSLWLHKLVKKKTKLAVPKQISIE from the coding sequence ATGAAAAAATTATACACTAATTATATAAGTACTTTTCGCGGGCTTTCACGAGAAATATGGTTGCTTTCTCTTGTTACATTTATTAACAGAGCGGGAGCTATGGTTATTCCTTTTTTATCATTGTATTTGGTAAATGCAAAAGGGTTTACATTGCCACAAGTGGGATGGATTATGACTGCTTTTGGCCTTGGTTCTTTAATTGGGACTTTATTGGGTGGAAAACTTACGGACACAATTGGGTTTTACAAGGTAATTGTAGCTAGTTTGTTTTTAGGAGGTATAGGATTTATTTTTCTACAATTTGTTGAATCTTTTTATGGCTTTTGCTTCGGTATTTTCTTTCTTATTCTAGTAGCAGATTCTTATCGCCCAGCTATTTTTGTAGCTTGTGAAGTGTATAGCAAACCGGGCAATGTTACAAGAAGCATCACCTTGATACGATTGGCCATAAATTTAGGTTTTTCAATAGGACCATTAATTGGAGGTATTATAATCGCCACTATTAATTATTCATCATTGTTTTGGATAGATGGTATTACTTGTGTTTTGGCTTCATTTGGATTATTTATGCTTTTAAAACCCAAGAAACACAAAGGAAGTGATACTGATAAGGTTGTTAAAAAAGAAGGGGTACCGCCATATTTAAACTATGTTTTTGTTTTGTTTTTCATAATTATGATAGCCAATAGCATTTGTTTTGTTCAGTACTTTTCGGTAATGCCGCTTTATTATGAAAAAGCACATTTTTTAACTGAAGATATAATTGGCTGGTTGTTTTTTATTAATGGCGCTTTGATTGTATTATTTGAAATGCCACTAATAAGCTGGTTAGAACGCAAAAATATGTCCAAAACTATGGCAACATTTTGGGGTGTATTTTTCTTAGCATTGAGTTTTGTGGTACTAAATATAAGTAGCTGGACAGGAGTTGTTTTAATTGGTATGATACTTATGACTATTGGAGAAATGATAGGTTCACCATTTTCTAATGCCTTAGCATTAGAAATGGCTCCTACGGGAAGAAAAGGCAGTTATATGGGAGTGTATAGTATGAGTTTTTCTATCTCTCATATTTTTGGTCATAACCTAGGCATGAATATGGTTGACTCCTTTGGTTTTAACCTTACTTGGATAACTATGTTTGTATTCTTAATTTTAATATGCTTGGGGTCGCTATGGCTTCATAAATTAGTGAAAAAGAAAACTAAGCTAGCTGTACCCAAACAAATATCTATAGAGTAA
- a CDS encoding Lrp/AsnC family transcriptional regulator gives MIDELNWKILKHLQKNARLSSAEIGRQVGMSSPAVSERIKKMEDAGVITGYNTVVSPFEAGYQLKAIITLRAFMGKLKPFLEKVKTYDEVINCYRITGNENIVMEVALRNQKHLEAFIDQLIIYGETKTQIVLSHVVKNNDIKKA, from the coding sequence ATGATAGATGAGTTAAACTGGAAAATTTTAAAACACCTTCAAAAAAACGCTAGACTCTCAAGTGCCGAAATAGGAAGGCAAGTAGGGATGAGTTCTCCGGCAGTTTCTGAACGCATAAAAAAGATGGAAGATGCAGGTGTAATTACGGGTTATAATACAGTAGTATCTCCTTTTGAAGCAGGTTATCAATTAAAAGCGATAATTACTCTACGTGCCTTTATGGGAAAACTAAAACCCTTTCTAGAAAAAGTAAAAACATATGATGAGGTTATCAACTGTTATAGAATCACAGGTAATGAAAATATAGTAATGGAAGTTGCTTTACGCAACCAAAAACATCTAGAAGCTTTTATTGATCAACTAATTATTTATGGAGAAACAAAAACACAAATTGTGCTTTCTCACGTGGTTAAAAACAATGATATTAAGAAAGCTTAA